A part of Chloroflexota bacterium genomic DNA contains:
- a CDS encoding OsmC family peroxiredoxin, whose protein sequence is MRSTSGRYCLRTLRVGSPAKAVTSFLSIVPRVKMGVLYDAIIAQRGGCGGGRGILAPKISRRLRAMSKAGWREVSAAWAGEGLAFIGSNAQGGTVQMGELDGVPGIPPMELLLVSVAGCTGMDVVHILKNKKRLPVRDVRVKVRGRRREEYPQIYVEVHVHYEIWAEEPIPAKDVEQAITLSQEKYCSASAILKAVAEVTHDYTLHTPGDVEE, encoded by the coding sequence ATGCGCTCGACAAGCGGAAGATATTGTTTGAGGACTTTGCGGGTAGGATCCCCGGCAAAGGCGGTGACAAGTTTCTTGAGCATAGTGCCTCGTGTGAAAATGGGGGTTCTTTACGACGCGATTATAGCACAGCGGGGCGGTTGTGGCGGGGGTCGTGGTATACTCGCCCCCAAAATTTCAAGGAGGTTGAGAGCCATGAGCAAGGCAGGCTGGCGTGAAGTAAGTGCAGCATGGGCAGGGGAAGGATTGGCGTTTATCGGTTCTAACGCCCAGGGCGGCACGGTGCAGATGGGGGAACTGGACGGTGTGCCAGGGATTCCCCCCATGGAGTTGCTGTTGGTGAGTGTGGCAGGCTGTACCGGTATGGATGTGGTGCACATCCTGAAAAACAAGAAACGCTTGCCGGTGCGGGATGTGCGGGTGAAGGTGCGCGGGCGGCGGCGCGAGGAATACCCCCAGATTTACGTTGAGGTGCATGTGCACTATGAGATTTGGGCGGAGGAACCTATTCCGGCGAAGGATGTGGAGCAGGCGATTACGCTTTCGCAAGAAAAGTATTGCTCAGCCAGCGCTATTTTGAAGGCGGTGGCTGAGGTGACGCACGATTACACGCTGCATACGCCCGGCGATGTGGAGGAATAA
- a CDS encoding response regulator transcription factor, whose amino-acid sequence MHPITVLLVDDHAILRSGLKALLDTYDDIVVIGEAANGEEAIRKARELAPDVIVMDVMMPGMSGLTALRYILEENPRARVLMLTHYGNKEFVLPLLEAGAAGYVLKQAADTDFVKAVRAVYEGNSYLYPPIAKLVLEAFMAGEGSGDPHESLTPREREILILIAQGYTNKEIAEILYISPKTVDVHRTRMMSKLNLHSVAEIVRYAVRRQLVDPWEA is encoded by the coding sequence GTGCACCCGATCACCGTGTTGCTGGTCGACGACCATGCCATCTTGCGCTCCGGGCTGAAGGCTTTGCTCGATACGTACGACGACATTGTGGTGATTGGCGAGGCGGCCAATGGGGAAGAGGCTATTCGTAAGGCCCGTGAACTGGCACCAGATGTCATTGTAATGGATGTAATGATGCCAGGCATGAGCGGGTTGACGGCCTTGCGGTATATTCTGGAAGAGAACCCGCGTGCTCGGGTGTTGATGTTGACCCACTACGGCAACAAGGAATTCGTTTTGCCCTTGCTGGAAGCCGGCGCGGCGGGGTATGTGCTCAAGCAGGCTGCTGACACCGATTTCGTCAAAGCGGTGCGTGCGGTCTATGAAGGCAATTCCTATCTTTACCCCCCAATTGCCAAACTGGTACTCGAAGCCTTCATGGCGGGGGAGGGCTCGGGCGACCCCCATGAAAGCCTCACGCCGCGCGAGCGCGAGATTTTGATTTTGATTGCTCAGGGTTATACCAATAAGGAAATCGCTGAGATTCTCTACATTAGCCCTAAGACGGTGGATGTGCACCGCACCCGCATGATGAGCAAATTGAACCTCCACAGCGTTGCCGAAATTGTGCGTTACGCTGTTCGCCGTCAGTTGGTGGATCCGTGGGAAGCATGA
- a CDS encoding tetratricopeptide repeat protein, giving the protein MKFWQQISWPEWLTTSWLTRGLMAAGVLLVAVSLAFGGYYYWDRFRPRGQTSPVEQAIQQAEQAVRENPSDPDLRLQLATLYYEHRRYDRALEEANEIVRVFPDNEAGLLLAGMSYVQLGQQEAALEPLERFIALRKDRPEANADLQLELAYYYVGAGYVALGQSEKAIEPLQAALRISPTDADALYQLGLAYRRVGKTHEALEAFRKAVRLVPRFTEAYRGMADCYRDLDQPDWLLYADGMVAFGEGNYAAARDRLEVAAQRLPEEAAVWLGLGLVDEQLGDLQAAQEALARAQQLSPHDLAVLQAYGRVQAALNALQSQEAKP; this is encoded by the coding sequence ATGAAGTTTTGGCAGCAAATTTCCTGGCCGGAATGGCTCACGACGTCATGGCTGACGCGCGGCCTGATGGCCGCGGGCGTGTTGCTGGTGGCCGTGAGCCTGGCCTTTGGCGGTTATTACTACTGGGACCGCTTCCGCCCGCGCGGCCAGACTTCCCCTGTGGAGCAGGCCATTCAGCAGGCCGAGCAGGCAGTGCGGGAAAACCCCTCTGACCCCGACCTGCGGCTGCAACTGGCAACGCTGTATTACGAGCACCGCCGCTATGACCGGGCGCTGGAAGAAGCCAACGAGATCGTGCGCGTCTTCCCCGACAACGAAGCGGGGTTGTTGCTGGCGGGCATGTCGTACGTCCAGCTTGGCCAGCAAGAAGCGGCGCTGGAGCCGCTGGAGCGCTTTATTGCCCTGCGCAAAGACCGCCCTGAAGCCAATGCCGACCTGCAGCTGGAACTGGCGTACTACTACGTCGGCGCAGGGTATGTGGCATTGGGCCAGAGCGAGAAGGCCATCGAGCCGTTGCAGGCTGCGCTGCGCATTTCCCCCACCGATGCCGACGCCCTTTACCAGTTGGGGCTGGCTTATCGGCGGGTGGGGAAGACCCACGAAGCCCTTGAAGCCTTTCGCAAGGCGGTGCGGCTGGTGCCGCGTTTTACCGAGGCCTATCGCGGCATGGCCGACTGCTACCGTGACCTCGACCAGCCAGATTGGCTGTTGTATGCCGACGGCATGGTGGCCTTTGGTGAAGGCAACTACGCCGCGGCACGCGACCGGCTGGAAGTCGCGGCGCAGCGCCTGCCTGAGGAAGCCGCAGTCTGGCTGGGGTTGGGGCTGGTGGATGAGCAATTGGGCGATTTGCAGGCGGCGCAAGAAGCCCTTGCCCGCGCCCAGCAGTTGAGCCCCCATGACCTGGCCGTGCTGCAGGCCTATGGGCGGGTGCAGGCCGCCCTCAATGCCCTGCAATCTCAGGAGGCGAAACCATGA
- a CDS encoding fructose 1,6-bisphosphatase yields MLTISAIKADVGSIGGHTRPSEAMLQTAREHLQKALESGLLTDYDVTFTGDDICLLMVHRQGNAAAEIHNLAWDALKAAADIAKAQGLYGAGQDLLKDAPSGNVRGAGPGAAEITFDETAPERPAEPFMVFTADKCGPGAFNFPLWAVFTSPLYCAGLMMPKMRPGFTFTVIDMEYPHGDRIIQLNAPEEHLDLALLLRDENRFGIQAIHARKYPHQQVVSVSTDRLHTIAGEYKGKDDPVMIIRTQGIFPAPEEVVMPWVNVPYVAGDARGSHTMPIMPVPINTPVTGPYAQPIVAAVAYSVNKEGKLSERVDVFANPVWDLARRKAQQKAEWMRQQGFFGAAMLPMQELEYSAFRTALEALEARFNLRD; encoded by the coding sequence ATGTTGACCATCAGTGCGATCAAAGCCGATGTCGGCAGCATTGGAGGGCACACCCGCCCCTCCGAAGCCATGCTGCAAACCGCGCGCGAGCATCTGCAAAAAGCCCTGGAAAGCGGCTTGCTCACCGACTACGACGTCACCTTCACCGGCGATGACATCTGCCTGCTCATGGTGCACCGGCAAGGCAACGCCGCCGCCGAAATCCACAACCTGGCCTGGGATGCCCTCAAAGCCGCCGCCGACATTGCCAAAGCCCAGGGACTTTACGGCGCCGGGCAAGACCTGCTCAAAGACGCCCCCTCGGGCAACGTCCGCGGCGCAGGGCCGGGCGCGGCCGAAATCACCTTCGACGAAACCGCGCCGGAACGCCCCGCGGAGCCTTTCATGGTCTTCACCGCCGACAAATGCGGCCCCGGCGCCTTCAACTTCCCCCTGTGGGCTGTGTTCACCAGCCCCCTCTACTGCGCGGGTTTGATGATGCCCAAGATGCGTCCCGGCTTCACCTTCACCGTCATCGACATGGAATACCCCCACGGCGACCGCATCATCCAACTCAACGCGCCCGAAGAGCACCTCGATCTGGCCCTGCTGCTGCGCGACGAAAACCGCTTCGGCATCCAGGCCATCCATGCCCGCAAATACCCCCATCAGCAGGTCGTCTCGGTTTCCACCGACCGGCTGCACACCATCGCCGGGGAATACAAAGGCAAAGACGACCCGGTGATGATCATCCGCACCCAGGGCATCTTCCCCGCCCCCGAAGAAGTGGTCATGCCGTGGGTCAACGTGCCCTACGTAGCCGGTGACGCGCGCGGCAGCCACACCATGCCCATCATGCCCGTGCCCATCAACACCCCCGTCACCGGCCCCTACGCCCAACCCATCGTGGCCGCTGTGGCCTACTCGGTGAACAAAGAAGGCAAACTCTCCGAGCGGGTCGACGTCTTCGCCAACCCGGTATGGGACCTGGCGCGCCGGAAAGCCCAGCAAAAAGCCGAATGGATGCGCCAGCAAGGCTTCTTCGGCGCGGCCATGCTGCCCATGCAGGAACTGGAATACAGCGCCTTCCGCACCGCGCTGGAAGCCCTCGAAGCCCGCTTCAACCTGCGCGACTAA
- the add gene encoding adenosine deaminase, whose amino-acid sequence MNPFGNLPKAELHRHLEGSLRLRSLFEIARAEQLTLPAPTAEHFRALVQVRQHEPFTVENFLSKFRVLRLFYRSPEIIQRLTAEVVADAAADNIRYLELRFTPVALTRARGFSLYEVMDWVTASANEAARQHGIVLGLIVSVNRHEPPGLAEEVAELAVSFRSRGVVGLDLAGDESRYAAAPFAPIFREAKAAGLHITVHAGEWGPAANVTEAIENLHAERIGHGIRVLEDPNAIALARERGVVFEVCPTSNYQSGVVPALEAHPLPEMLAAGLRVTLNTDDPSISGIDLSHEFAVAHEILGLSPATLWECTATALESAFLSAPRRAALIRAFRKAWEAGGTHTP is encoded by the coding sequence ATGAACCCCTTTGGCAATCTCCCCAAGGCCGAACTCCATCGCCACCTGGAAGGATCGCTGCGCCTGCGCTCCCTCTTTGAGATTGCACGCGCCGAGCAGCTGACCCTCCCCGCCCCCACCGCCGAACACTTTCGCGCCCTGGTGCAGGTGCGCCAACACGAACCTTTCACCGTCGAAAACTTTCTTTCCAAATTTCGCGTCCTGCGGCTGTTCTACCGCTCGCCAGAAATCATCCAGCGCCTGACGGCCGAAGTCGTGGCCGACGCAGCCGCCGACAACATCCGCTACCTGGAACTGCGCTTTACCCCCGTCGCGCTCACGCGTGCACGGGGGTTCTCGCTTTACGAAGTCATGGACTGGGTCACAGCCAGCGCCAACGAAGCCGCCCGCCAACACGGCATCGTGTTGGGGCTGATCGTCAGCGTCAACCGCCACGAACCGCCCGGGCTGGCTGAGGAAGTCGCCGAACTGGCCGTCTCGTTCCGCTCGCGAGGCGTGGTGGGGCTCGACCTGGCCGGCGACGAAAGCCGCTACGCCGCCGCGCCCTTCGCCCCCATCTTTCGGGAAGCCAAAGCCGCCGGCCTGCACATCACCGTGCACGCGGGCGAGTGGGGCCCGGCGGCCAATGTCACCGAAGCCATCGAAAACCTGCACGCCGAGCGCATTGGCCACGGCATCCGCGTGCTGGAAGACCCCAACGCGATAGCCTTGGCCCGCGAACGCGGCGTGGTGTTCGAAGTCTGCCCCACCAGCAACTACCAGAGCGGCGTGGTGCCCGCCCTGGAAGCCCACCCGTTGCCGGAAATGCTGGCAGCGGGCCTGCGCGTCACCCTCAACACCGACGACCCCAGCATCTCGGGCATCGACCTGAGCCACGAATTCGCCGTGGCGCACGAAATACTGGGCCTTTCACCCGCCACCCTGTGGGAATGCACCGCCACCGCCCTCGAAAGCGCCTTCCTGAGCGCCCCGCGGCGCGCCGCGTTGATTCGGGCTTTCCGCAAAGCGTGGGAAGCAGGGGGAACACACACGCCCTGA
- the murA gene encoding UDP-N-acetylglucosamine 1-carboxyvinyltransferase, translating into MDTFIIEGGIPLQGEVTPSGNKNAALPLLAACLLTDEPVVLNNVPNIRDVHTMRALLESLGVSITELAPSRWEIHAREVRPAALDAGLCRRIRASILLAGPMLARSGGLHLPPPGGDVIGRRRVDTHILALRALGAEAEYQHLERRFVFHTRGLHGAEILLDEASVTATENAVMAAVLARGETVIRNAASEPHVQELCHLLNAMGAHIEGVGSNTLHIQGVERLHGAEFTIGPDYLEVVSFIGAAAVTGGSIRIRRAAPEYLGMIRLVFNRLGVTWEDDGPDIVVPAEQSLEIRPDLGNAIPQITVMPWPGFPTDLMSIAIVVATQAKGSVLFHDWMYPSRMFFTDKLVGMGAQIVLCDPHRVIVNGPAQLVGETLESPDIRAGMALVLAALAAHGRSVIRNIGQIDRGYERIDTKLQGLGARIRRATAE; encoded by the coding sequence ATGGATACCTTCATCATTGAAGGCGGCATTCCCTTGCAGGGCGAAGTCACCCCCTCGGGAAACAAAAACGCCGCGCTCCCCTTATTGGCCGCATGCCTGCTGACCGACGAGCCGGTGGTGTTGAACAACGTCCCCAACATTCGCGATGTGCACACCATGCGGGCACTGCTGGAAAGCCTGGGCGTGAGCATTACCGAACTTGCCCCCAGCCGCTGGGAAATCCACGCGCGAGAAGTGCGCCCCGCGGCGCTGGACGCCGGATTGTGCCGCCGCATTCGAGCCTCAATCTTACTGGCAGGGCCCATGCTGGCCCGCAGCGGTGGGTTACACCTGCCCCCGCCGGGCGGCGATGTCATCGGACGGCGGCGGGTCGATACGCACATCCTCGCCTTGCGCGCCCTGGGCGCCGAAGCCGAATACCAGCACCTGGAACGCCGCTTTGTCTTCCACACTCGCGGCCTGCACGGCGCTGAAATTCTGCTGGACGAGGCCTCGGTGACCGCCACCGAAAACGCGGTCATGGCTGCCGTGCTGGCTCGGGGCGAAACCGTCATCCGCAACGCGGCTTCCGAGCCGCACGTCCAGGAGCTTTGCCACCTGCTCAACGCAATGGGCGCGCACATCGAAGGCGTCGGCAGCAACACGCTCCACATCCAGGGCGTCGAGCGGCTGCACGGCGCGGAATTCACCATCGGGCCCGATTACCTGGAAGTCGTCAGCTTCATCGGTGCCGCCGCGGTCACAGGGGGAAGCATCCGCATCCGCCGGGCTGCCCCTGAATACCTGGGCATGATTCGGCTGGTGTTCAACCGCCTGGGCGTCACCTGGGAAGACGACGGCCCCGACATTGTGGTGCCCGCCGAACAATCGCTGGAAATCCGCCCCGACCTGGGCAATGCCATCCCCCAAATTACGGTGATGCCGTGGCCTGGCTTCCCCACCGACCTGATGAGCATTGCCATCGTCGTCGCCACGCAGGCCAAGGGCAGCGTGCTCTTTCACGACTGGATGTACCCCAGCCGGATGTTTTTCACCGACAAACTGGTCGGCATGGGAGCACAAATTGTGCTCTGCGACCCCCACCGGGTCATCGTCAACGGCCCAGCCCAGCTGGTGGGGGAAACCTTAGAAAGCCCTGACATCCGGGCCGGTATGGCATTAGTGCTGGCCGCGCTGGCAGCCCATGGGCGCTCGGTCATTCGCAACATCGGCCAAATCGACCGAGGCTACGAGCGCATCGACACCAAACTGCAAGGTCTGGGCGCTCGCATTCGGCGCGCCACCGCCGAATAA
- a CDS encoding DUF11 domain-containing protein, with translation MGPRRPLTTWPRAWRRRGKRGLFAAFLLACGFLLMWPTLTGWATVLLQGPHQGPYPPTTDACASCHRSHTARRAYLLITGGGGGGGRVNPAIVPMSSDEQFCYTCHNGTGATQVAVVSAHGNMAPLGENEGDAASHHKPAFRIGCTACHDPHGSSNAQDIRTELILPHFSHSQRVRLGPVVFQGTTGKHSFDDGESPANSRLCVVCHEAVGTLRHPGGADHLGHFDFTGQNCLTCHPHSVDGIPSTADGFMPSPEARQQLIERARVDLEVQQHSPETPVVAGQPFDNVLEVFNRGPQDAWDVRLTVELPQGVAVSQMPAGLECTSKERQLTCALGDLPVGERRVLALTLLPEVSLDGELAGEVTVSALQRDPQPENNHIVLLLPCERQADLALALKAPAQVITGETARYTLTVQNQGPSLAEEVVLQAAWLAGTRLQQAASSQGTCVLQPAENRVACNVASLAPKATVEVVVDAEAASGGAMAVQGEVTATTADPQPDNNAATALVAVEEGSALKVAVQPEVQRVAPNADFDYIVTVRNAGVLPAEAVVLESSLPAGGVLRSATPSQGTCALASEGGLQCSLGAVEPGAVVTVRVTAQAPAEPTTLRLLAAVSPPEEAPSWPRHTAEATLAVIAGADVQVLGEAPPTAVPGATWQWPLKVRNAGPQAATDVKVALHFPETVAVEAVTLSQGQCEQDGEGWACTLEALPSGATADLVATVRALPDAEGEVVLAAEAVAVEEDFDQSNNRLEASVGLSPQADLAVALEDAGEGELVSGEARAFVLTVSNQGPSRASQVVARVSLPEPLRFVGVVGEREDGASICQWDEGDAAVDRPPAVVCQWEGLLPEETVTVALAVEIGAVVASEMEVVVQGSSSVTDLWPENNTARLVFQGLLPTPTATATFTPTPGAEATATPTPTPTFTPTPGDNGATATATPTPTGAPSPTPSPTALPTATPTPTSSPVPTPTPTPTPTLTPTPTPTATSAP, from the coding sequence ATGGGGCCCCGACGTCCTCTCACAACATGGCCGAGAGCATGGCGCCGCCGAGGAAAGAGGGGGCTGTTCGCGGCGTTCCTGCTGGCTTGTGGTTTCCTGTTGATGTGGCCTACCCTGACGGGCTGGGCAACGGTCTTGCTTCAGGGCCCGCATCAGGGGCCGTATCCGCCGACGACCGACGCGTGTGCTTCCTGCCATCGGAGCCACACCGCGCGCCGCGCCTATCTTCTGATTACCGGCGGCGGGGGCGGTGGGGGGAGGGTCAACCCTGCCATTGTGCCGATGAGCAGCGATGAGCAGTTTTGCTACACTTGCCATAACGGCACGGGGGCAACACAAGTGGCGGTAGTTTCGGCCCACGGCAATATGGCCCCGCTTGGGGAAAACGAGGGCGACGCCGCCTCGCACCACAAACCTGCTTTCCGCATCGGCTGTACGGCCTGCCACGACCCGCACGGCTCCAGCAATGCGCAAGACATTCGCACTGAATTGATTTTGCCGCATTTTTCTCATTCGCAGCGTGTGCGCTTGGGCCCGGTGGTTTTTCAGGGTACCACGGGAAAGCATTCTTTCGACGATGGCGAAAGCCCGGCGAACAGCCGTTTGTGTGTGGTCTGCCACGAGGCGGTGGGAACGCTCAGGCACCCCGGCGGGGCTGACCATTTGGGGCATTTCGATTTTACCGGCCAAAATTGCCTGACGTGCCATCCTCATAGTGTGGATGGCATTCCCTCAACGGCCGATGGCTTCATGCCTTCCCCGGAAGCGCGTCAGCAACTGATTGAGCGCGCGCGGGTGGACCTGGAAGTGCAGCAGCACAGCCCGGAAACGCCTGTGGTGGCCGGGCAGCCTTTTGATAACGTTCTGGAAGTGTTCAATCGCGGCCCTCAAGACGCGTGGGATGTGCGCCTGACGGTGGAACTGCCGCAGGGGGTGGCGGTGAGCCAGATGCCCGCGGGGCTGGAATGCACATCCAAGGAAAGGCAACTGACTTGCGCTTTGGGCGACTTGCCTGTGGGGGAGCGCCGGGTTTTGGCTTTGACGTTGCTGCCTGAGGTGAGTTTGGACGGCGAACTCGCGGGCGAGGTGACAGTCTCGGCGTTACAGCGCGACCCTCAGCCGGAAAACAATCATATTGTGCTCTTGCTGCCTTGTGAACGCCAGGCCGACCTGGCCCTGGCGCTGAAAGCGCCTGCACAGGTCATCACAGGGGAAACCGCGCGCTATACCCTGACCGTGCAGAATCAGGGCCCCTCGCTGGCCGAAGAAGTGGTGTTGCAAGCCGCCTGGCTGGCAGGGACGCGGCTGCAGCAGGCGGCGTCTTCCCAAGGAACGTGCGTGCTTCAGCCTGCCGAAAATCGGGTGGCTTGCAACGTGGCCTCCCTTGCTCCCAAAGCGACCGTTGAGGTGGTTGTGGATGCCGAAGCGGCGAGTGGGGGAGCAATGGCCGTGCAGGGCGAGGTGACCGCGACCACGGCAGACCCGCAGCCTGACAACAATGCTGCCACGGCCCTGGTGGCCGTAGAAGAAGGCAGCGCGCTCAAGGTCGCGGTGCAGCCCGAGGTGCAGCGCGTGGCCCCCAATGCCGATTTTGACTACATCGTCACGGTGCGCAATGCGGGGGTGCTGCCGGCTGAGGCGGTGGTGCTGGAAAGCAGCCTGCCCGCGGGCGGTGTGCTGCGCTCGGCAACGCCTTCCCAGGGCACGTGCGCACTGGCGTCGGAAGGCGGCTTGCAATGCTCCTTGGGGGCGGTGGAGCCTGGTGCTGTGGTGACGGTGCGGGTGACGGCGCAGGCACCGGCCGAGCCAACCACACTGCGGCTGCTGGCAGCAGTATCGCCGCCCGAGGAGGCCCCTTCCTGGCCCAGGCACACGGCTGAGGCCACTTTAGCGGTGATCGCCGGCGCTGACGTGCAGGTGCTTGGGGAAGCCCCGCCTACGGCTGTGCCTGGCGCGACATGGCAATGGCCCCTCAAGGTGCGGAACGCAGGCCCGCAGGCGGCCACGGATGTGAAAGTGGCGCTGCACTTCCCGGAAACGGTGGCGGTGGAGGCGGTGACGCTCTCGCAAGGGCAATGTGAACAGGATGGCGAGGGCTGGGCCTGCACGCTGGAAGCGTTGCCCTCTGGCGCGACGGCTGACCTGGTGGCCACCGTCCGCGCGTTGCCGGACGCTGAGGGTGAGGTGGTGCTGGCTGCAGAGGCTGTGGCGGTGGAGGAGGACTTTGACCAGAGCAACAATCGGCTGGAAGCCTCGGTGGGCTTGTCGCCCCAGGCCGATTTGGCCGTGGCGCTGGAAGATGCCGGGGAAGGTGAACTGGTATCGGGCGAAGCAAGAGCCTTCGTGCTCACGGTGAGCAATCAAGGGCCTTCCCGGGCTTCGCAGGTCGTGGCGCGGGTGTCGCTCCCTGAGCCTCTGCGGTTTGTGGGTGTAGTGGGGGAGAGAGAGGATGGGGCGTCGATCTGCCAGTGGGATGAAGGCGACGCGGCTGTGGACCGTCCACCTGCCGTGGTTTGCCAGTGGGAAGGCCTGCTGCCGGAGGAAACGGTTACAGTGGCCCTGGCGGTGGAGATAGGGGCGGTTGTGGCATCGGAGATGGAGGTGGTCGTACAGGGAAGTTCGAGTGTGACCGATTTGTGGCCGGAAAATAATACCGCTCGATTGGTGTTCCAGGGCCTGCTGCCCACGCCAACTGCAACCGCGACTTTTACCCCCACGCCTGGCGCTGAGGCGACGGCTACGCCTACCCCGACGCCCACGTTCACGCCTACGCCTGGCGATAATGGTGCCACGGCAACCGCCACGCCGACGCCGACAGGCGCGCCTTCGCCGACGCCATCGCCTACGGCGCTTCCGACAGCCACACCCACGCCCACGTCGTCCCCTGTGCCGACACCAACACCAACACCAACACCAACACTCACACCGACACCAACCCCTACGGCAACTTCAGCGCCTTAA
- a CDS encoding HAMP domain-containing protein, giving the protein MNRWRRLGTPIHQMVLTVGMVALLAVGVWWLSQRIASGVQTCLNTELYHQAVALRSWFIHEHYYLRDEALLLVDYDELFAWLALGETPRLRHVLALHQRAHEEDVIYLVTDTGKVYTAAENPLLEADEVLALPLVQKGFHGKALAELITIHNQMWLVAVAPHVGASGVPNALVVIARQIDPAALAELIGGGQGTVLLTDGTSWLSPQEAQFPEPVLDMALQVVRGAQGDVLQPYDLKVTGHTYAVMVVPLEATQTGKYAFALVRRATVLDLTRRKAINGGITLVVLFVVLAGILIWFHTRDVFRPLRTLTQAARRVAEGDLETPIQPEGKGDLYDLGQSMETMRERLKGLIVQEQRLRQRLASRLEAQSGTLEQMCRAREQVLGRLITAQEEERRRVSRELHDETSQELANLIVRLGTLRRTLDDPQALAQLEDLRRHAARALEGVNRIVMDLRPGLLDTYGLVPAVQWYAESRLQPMGTRVEVQVTGTPVELKPHVQASIYRVLQEAINNIAQHAQAQHVTVRFVWEDQHLHIEISDDGRGFEVEAATSAPEAHFGLIGMRERVSLLGGRLQIVSAPGQGTRVALDIPYTPARMMPDDG; this is encoded by the coding sequence GTGAACCGATGGCGGCGTCTGGGTACGCCCATCCACCAGATGGTCCTGACGGTGGGTATGGTTGCATTGCTGGCCGTGGGGGTGTGGTGGCTCAGCCAGCGCATCGCGAGTGGGGTTCAGACCTGTTTGAACACCGAACTTTACCACCAGGCTGTGGCATTGCGTTCCTGGTTCATCCACGAGCATTATTACCTGCGCGATGAAGCGCTTTTACTGGTCGATTATGACGAACTCTTCGCCTGGCTTGCACTGGGTGAAACCCCGCGCTTGCGCCATGTGCTGGCGTTGCACCAGCGCGCCCACGAGGAAGACGTCATTTACCTGGTCACCGATACCGGTAAAGTGTACACCGCCGCGGAAAACCCGCTTCTGGAAGCCGACGAAGTTCTGGCGTTGCCGCTGGTGCAAAAAGGTTTCCACGGGAAAGCCCTGGCCGAACTGATCACCATCCATAACCAAATGTGGCTGGTTGCCGTAGCGCCGCATGTGGGGGCCAGCGGTGTGCCCAACGCCTTGGTGGTGATTGCGCGCCAAATCGACCCTGCCGCCCTTGCTGAACTCATTGGTGGGGGGCAGGGGACAGTGTTGCTCACCGATGGCACGTCCTGGCTGAGTCCCCAAGAGGCGCAATTCCCTGAGCCGGTGCTGGATATGGCGCTGCAGGTTGTGAGGGGGGCGCAGGGGGACGTGCTGCAGCCTTATGATTTGAAGGTTACAGGCCACACCTATGCCGTGATGGTCGTGCCCCTGGAAGCCACCCAAACCGGCAAGTATGCCTTTGCACTGGTGCGGCGCGCTACGGTGCTGGACTTGACCCGCCGCAAAGCCATCAACGGCGGCATCACGCTGGTGGTGTTGTTTGTGGTTTTGGCTGGCATTTTGATCTGGTTCCATACGCGCGACGTCTTCCGGCCTTTGCGGACACTCACCCAGGCTGCCCGTCGGGTTGCGGAAGGCGACCTGGAAACGCCCATTCAGCCAGAGGGCAAGGGCGACCTTTATGACCTGGGGCAGAGCATGGAAACCATGCGCGAGCGCCTGAAGGGACTGATTGTGCAAGAGCAGCGCCTGCGGCAGCGCCTTGCCAGCCGTCTGGAAGCCCAAAGCGGCACCCTTGAACAAATGTGCCGGGCGCGCGAGCAGGTGTTGGGGCGGCTGATCACTGCTCAGGAAGAAGAACGGCGGCGCGTTTCGCGAGAACTGCATGATGAAACCAGCCAGGAACTGGCGAATTTGATTGTCCGGCTGGGCACTTTGAGAAGGACACTCGACGACCCTCAAGCCCTTGCCCAGTTGGAAGACCTGCGCCGCCATGCTGCGCGTGCGCTGGAAGGCGTCAACCGCATTGTGATGGATCTCCGGCCTGGCCTGCTCGATACATATGGCCTGGTGCCCGCCGTGCAGTGGTACGCCGAAAGCCGCCTGCAACCGATGGGTACCAGGGTCGAAGTACAGGTGACGGGCACCCCGGTCGAACTGAAGCCCCATGTGCAGGCCAGCATTTACCGCGTGCTGCAAGAGGCAATCAACAACATTGCCCAACACGCCCAGGCGCAGCACGTGACTGTGCGCTTTGTGTGGGAAGACCAGCACCTGCATATTGAAATCAGCGACGACGGACGCGGTTTTGAAGTAGAAGCCGCGACCTCGGCGCCTGAAGCCCATTTTGGCCTGATTGGCATGCGCGAGCGCGTCAGCCTGCTCGGTGGTCGCCTTCAGATTGTCTCCGCGCCGGGCCAGGGCACGCGCGTCGCGCTGGACATCCCTTACACCCCCGCGAGGATGATGCCCGATGATGGATGA